The following proteins are co-located in the Paludibaculum fermentans genome:
- a CDS encoding amidohydrolase family protein → MRRRDLFPALAGSCLAARAAQDPQDPRLPLPTYQPKSMLSVHETRIEKPRFPLIDIHTHISFSRGEKMQFPATPEELLAVMDSCNIRMMVNLTGGRGAGLREAVAGYDRKHPKRFLTFTEPWWSKVNEPGYAKFQGDEIAKAKADGAHGLKILKMLGLTVRDKDGHLVKVDDTRFDPMWAACGDLKMPVTIHVSDPLAFFEPIDRFNERIEELGNHPDWSFRGKDFPSNAELLDARDRVIARHPKTQFIVLHVGNFAENLAHVSARLDKYPNMFVDIGARVGELGRQPRTARKFFDRYQDRILFGTDATPKGKDFPQQYFCKELYQIYARFLETEDEYFDYAPAPVPPQGRWRIYGIGLPEQILRKVYYGNAERLLGLRS, encoded by the coding sequence GTGAGGCGCCGGGACCTCTTCCCCGCCCTGGCTGGAAGCTGCCTGGCGGCTCGCGCAGCGCAGGATCCACAGGACCCGCGGCTGCCGCTGCCCACCTATCAGCCCAAGAGCATGCTCTCGGTGCACGAGACCCGCATCGAGAAACCACGCTTTCCGCTCATCGACATCCATACGCACATCTCGTTCTCGCGCGGCGAGAAGATGCAGTTCCCGGCCACACCCGAGGAATTGCTCGCCGTGATGGACAGCTGCAACATCCGCATGATGGTGAACCTCACCGGCGGACGGGGCGCCGGGCTGCGCGAGGCAGTTGCCGGATATGACAGGAAACATCCCAAGCGGTTTCTGACCTTCACCGAACCCTGGTGGAGCAAGGTGAACGAGCCCGGCTATGCGAAGTTCCAGGGGGACGAGATCGCCAAGGCCAAGGCCGACGGCGCACACGGCCTGAAGATCCTCAAAATGCTGGGGCTCACCGTGCGGGACAAAGACGGGCATCTGGTGAAAGTGGACGACACTCGCTTCGACCCCATGTGGGCGGCGTGCGGCGACCTCAAGATGCCGGTGACGATCCATGTCTCCGACCCGCTGGCGTTCTTCGAGCCCATCGACCGCTTCAACGAGCGCATCGAGGAACTGGGCAATCATCCCGACTGGTCGTTCCGCGGCAAAGACTTTCCCAGCAATGCCGAACTGCTGGACGCGCGCGACCGCGTGATTGCGCGCCACCCGAAGACGCAGTTCATCGTCCTGCACGTAGGCAACTTCGCCGAGAACCTGGCGCATGTGTCCGCGCGCCTCGACAAGTACCCGAACATGTTCGTCGACATCGGCGCGCGCGTGGGAGAACTGGGCCGGCAGCCGAGAACGGCACGGAAATTCTTCGATCGTTATCAGGACCGGATCCTCTTCGGCACGGATGCCACGCCAAAGGGGAAGGACTTCCCGCAACAGTACTTCTGCAAGGAGCTGTATCAGATTTACGCGCGCTTCCTGGAGACGGAGGACGAGTATTTCGACTACGCCCCCGCGCCAGTGCCGCCTCAGGGCCGTTGGAGGATCTACGGCATCGGGCTGCCGGAGCAGATTCTGCGGAAGGTCTACTACGGGAATGCCGAGCGATTGCTGGGGCTGCGCTCGTAA
- a CDS encoding carbohydrate kinase family protein, whose product MVRILIAGELNPDLILRDFNKFPRLGHEVVVDDMALTLGSASAICAVGLARLGDAVSILGKVGCDGWGDFCCDFLRRSGVDISTVIHDPAVRTGLTVSITSAADRALITYLGAIENLKASEIQLPHGFTHLHISSYFLQRGLRAGCLGLFREAHSRGWTTSLDPGCDPTDEWGSDILDTLEEVDIFLPNEVELAGISRLSDPERALRRLQNGRTLTVAKLGARGCMTLDGGRVIHAPALRVRPIDTTGAGDSFDAGFLHAWLGGRTLMQALRFAVVCGGVSTQGSGGTGCQASEEEAEEKLRELAWH is encoded by the coding sequence ATGGTGAGAATCCTGATTGCCGGTGAGCTGAATCCGGACCTGATCCTGCGCGACTTCAACAAGTTCCCCCGGTTGGGGCATGAAGTCGTGGTGGATGACATGGCCCTGACGCTGGGCAGCGCGTCGGCTATCTGCGCGGTCGGACTGGCCCGGCTGGGTGATGCGGTTTCGATTCTGGGCAAGGTGGGCTGCGATGGCTGGGGCGATTTCTGCTGTGACTTCCTGAGAAGGTCCGGCGTGGACATCTCCACGGTGATCCACGATCCGGCGGTACGCACCGGCCTCACTGTTTCCATCACCTCCGCCGCCGACCGGGCGCTGATCACCTACCTGGGCGCCATCGAGAATCTGAAGGCCTCGGAAATCCAGCTGCCGCATGGCTTCACACACCTGCACATCTCCTCTTACTTTCTGCAGCGGGGCCTGCGGGCCGGCTGCCTGGGTCTGTTCCGGGAGGCACACAGCCGCGGCTGGACGACATCTCTGGATCCGGGCTGCGACCCAACAGACGAGTGGGGCTCGGACATTCTCGACACCCTGGAGGAAGTGGACATCTTCCTGCCGAATGAGGTCGAACTGGCGGGGATTTCGCGGCTGAGCGATCCGGAGAGGGCGCTGCGGCGGCTGCAGAACGGGCGGACGCTTACGGTAGCCAAACTCGGTGCGAGAGGCTGCATGACGCTGGACGGGGGACGAGTGATCCACGCTCCGGCGCTGAGAGTGAGACCGATCGACACGACCGGCGCTGGCGACTCGTTCGATGCGGGTTTCCTGCATGCCTGGCTGGGCGGCCGGACCCTGATGCAGGCACTGCGGTTCGCGGTGGTATGCGGAGGAGTTTCAACCCAAGGCAGCGGCGGCACGGGCTGCCAGGCATCTGAGGAAGAAGCGGAGGAGAAGCTGCGTGAACTGGCCTGGCATTGA
- a CDS encoding secondary thiamine-phosphate synthase enzyme YjbQ, whose protein sequence is MIIKLERIEVQSRRDLEMIDITNEVDRVVTASGVRDGVVMAMTTHTSSGLLVTEGVECLERDVLAHLERLAPKDPPRGEYSYWHNRYLDYDGRLGFNAGDHLKSILGGTQCFFPIENGRTMRGGRQRVYFVEYDGPLARTVAIQVLGEGG, encoded by the coding sequence ATGATTATCAAGCTGGAACGCATTGAAGTGCAGTCGCGGCGCGATCTGGAAATGATCGACATCACGAATGAAGTGGATCGGGTGGTGACGGCCAGCGGCGTGCGCGACGGTGTGGTGATGGCCATGACGACGCATACCTCGTCGGGCCTGCTGGTGACGGAAGGCGTGGAGTGCCTGGAACGGGACGTACTGGCGCATCTGGAGCGGCTGGCCCCCAAGGATCCGCCGCGGGGCGAATACAGCTACTGGCACAACCGCTACCTGGATTACGATGGACGTCTGGGCTTCAACGCGGGCGACCATCTGAAGAGTATTCTAGGTGGAACGCAGTGTTTCTTCCCGATTGAAAACGGCAGGACGATGAGAGGAGGGCGGCAGAGAGTGTACTTCGTCGAATATGATGGCCCGCTGGCGCGCACGGTGGCGATTCAGGTGTTAGGAGAAGGCGGGTGA
- a CDS encoding amidohydrolase family protein produces MNWPGIDFHTHPVLVREMVRRHPGLETAARERFYIGNTYQPLETLHLELDASGLSQAVVLAMDARSSGKGTVYSNEEIAELCAMSDRLIGFASVDPGCADALPRLRSAIEELGLRGLKLNPAMQEVFPDDERAFPIYELAQELGIPILFHAGMSWEPGSRLEYGRPGRFEAVAAGFPRLDIVLAHLAWPWTMEAVALALKYPNVHLDTSALYFENPRDFLSFVMSKQIPLGVFEHSLRKQILFGSNYPRVEIKNMARAVRSLGFSEDCLDLIFRANAERLLGKRKLNRHEPVDDALLAGGVAHGGVTA; encoded by the coding sequence GTGAACTGGCCTGGCATTGACTTCCATACGCATCCGGTGCTGGTCCGCGAAATGGTACGCCGCCATCCCGGACTGGAAACAGCGGCGCGCGAGCGCTTCTACATTGGGAACACATATCAGCCACTGGAGACGCTGCATCTGGAACTGGATGCCTCCGGACTGAGCCAGGCCGTGGTGCTGGCCATGGATGCACGCTCCAGCGGCAAAGGCACGGTCTATTCGAACGAGGAAATCGCCGAGTTGTGCGCGATGAGCGACCGGCTCATCGGCTTCGCCAGCGTGGATCCGGGCTGCGCTGATGCCCTGCCGAGGCTGCGGTCCGCGATTGAGGAACTGGGCCTGCGCGGCCTGAAGCTGAATCCGGCGATGCAGGAGGTCTTCCCTGATGACGAGCGGGCCTTCCCCATCTACGAGCTCGCGCAGGAGTTGGGCATTCCCATCCTGTTCCACGCGGGCATGAGCTGGGAGCCGGGCAGCCGCCTGGAATACGGCCGGCCCGGCCGTTTTGAAGCAGTGGCCGCCGGGTTCCCGCGGCTCGACATCGTCCTGGCGCACCTGGCATGGCCATGGACCATGGAGGCCGTGGCGTTGGCCCTGAAGTACCCGAACGTCCACCTGGATACCTCAGCCTTGTATTTCGAAAACCCCAGGGACTTCCTGAGCTTCGTCATGTCGAAACAGATTCCGCTGGGCGTCTTCGAGCACAGCCTGCGCAAGCAGATCCTGTTCGGCTCGAACTATCCGCGTGTCGAGATCAAAAACATGGCGAGAGCCGTCCGGTCTCTCGGGTTCTCGGAAGATTGCCTGGACCTGATCTTCCGCGCCAATGCCGAGCGGCTGCTAGGGAAGCGGAAGCTGAACCGGCACGAGCCGGTGGACGACGCCCTGCTGGCCGGCGGCGTGGCGCATGGCGGAGTGACCGCATGA
- a CDS encoding DMT family transporter, with protein sequence MPVTALLLVLLSGLLHATWNLAAKRAAAGADFVILYSSLTCLVYAPAAVWFWPSMPATIGWRGWALVALSGMLHVVYGLVLQRGYQVADLSVVYPVARGTGPLLSSLAAVVLLGERVTLASAAGLVLVVLGILGLSRPDGHVAAVPGARRRGILYGLATGVCIALYTVVDATSVRVVRMPPLLLDYLSNATRTLILLPVVVHRGRHLVDAARRHGRAALVVAVLAPMAYILVLQAMQNAPVTRVAPAREVSMLFAVLLGAAVLGERQGRLRLLSAASIASGVVTLSLGR encoded by the coding sequence ATGCCTGTCACCGCTCTTCTTCTTGTTTTGCTCTCCGGCCTGCTGCACGCCACCTGGAACCTGGCGGCCAAACGCGCGGCCGCCGGAGCGGATTTCGTCATTCTCTACTCCAGCCTCACCTGCCTCGTCTATGCGCCCGCCGCTGTGTGGTTCTGGCCGTCGATGCCCGCCACGATCGGCTGGCGCGGCTGGGCACTGGTGGCGCTGAGCGGGATGCTCCATGTGGTGTATGGGCTCGTGCTCCAGCGCGGCTACCAGGTGGCGGACCTCAGCGTGGTCTACCCGGTGGCGCGCGGAACAGGTCCCCTGCTCTCCAGCCTGGCTGCCGTCGTGCTGCTGGGCGAGCGCGTGACCCTGGCGTCCGCCGCCGGCCTGGTCCTGGTGGTGCTGGGGATCCTCGGATTGTCGCGGCCGGATGGGCACGTGGCCGCCGTCCCTGGCGCCCGCCGGCGCGGAATCCTCTATGGCCTGGCGACGGGCGTGTGCATTGCTCTCTACACCGTGGTGGACGCGACGTCTGTCCGCGTCGTGCGCATGCCGCCGCTGCTGCTGGATTACCTCTCCAACGCAACACGCACCCTGATTCTGCTGCCGGTTGTCGTGCATCGCGGGCGTCATCTTGTGGACGCCGCGCGCCGGCACGGCCGGGCCGCCCTGGTCGTGGCCGTGCTCGCGCCCATGGCGTACATCCTGGTTCTACAGGCGATGCAGAACGCGCCGGTGACCAGGGTTGCCCCTGCACGGGAGGTCTCCATGCTCTTCGCGGTCCTGCTGGGCGCAGCGGTGCTCGGAGAACGGCAGGGGCGCCTACGACTGCTCAGCGCCGCTTCGATCGCTTCGGGCGTAGTGACTCTCTCGTTGGGGCGATAG
- a CDS encoding diguanylate cyclase domain-containing protein, producing MPLITLKRYLSNSDDEIGLHKIVSMLLHGMADHAVCADPQEHDSFRQDMQSIEEAANQDCSHDQLLVIAGAAIHALDCYAVRTTRAIRRQDSELQNMIDMLAQTVIAISGGNERAAPALNEIRTDLEQAASFETVQSLKSRLGACLVKVRDEATRQKQENDAAINELRGHLLRAQAPVAQLKSSSLDPVTNLPDQAAAMTAFQEGLKTAGRKYVLTLVVGRMQPINARFGQAVGDEMLRLLKKHVQAQVMQEGEQIFRWTGPTLVALLPRQETIDQIRSKLKRALDVPLQNEVDIGGRSVLLPLSIAWSVIALIPPITNTSMFISKFIASQTPLDYC from the coding sequence ATGCCCCTGATCACGCTCAAGAGGTACCTCAGCAACTCGGATGACGAGATCGGGCTGCACAAAATCGTATCCATGCTACTGCATGGCATGGCGGATCACGCCGTCTGCGCCGACCCGCAGGAGCACGACAGCTTCCGGCAGGACATGCAGTCTATCGAGGAAGCGGCTAATCAGGACTGCAGTCACGATCAACTGCTGGTCATCGCCGGCGCCGCCATCCACGCGCTCGATTGCTACGCTGTCCGCACCACTCGTGCCATCCGGCGTCAGGACTCCGAACTCCAGAACATGATCGATATGCTGGCACAGACAGTCATTGCCATCAGCGGAGGTAACGAACGGGCAGCCCCGGCGCTGAACGAGATCCGTACAGACCTGGAGCAGGCCGCTTCCTTTGAAACAGTGCAGAGTTTGAAGTCCCGGCTGGGCGCGTGTCTCGTCAAAGTGCGCGACGAGGCAACCCGCCAGAAACAGGAGAACGACGCGGCCATCAATGAGCTGCGCGGCCACCTGCTGCGTGCGCAAGCGCCCGTTGCCCAGCTCAAAAGCTCCAGCCTGGATCCAGTGACGAACCTCCCGGATCAGGCTGCTGCCATGACTGCGTTTCAGGAAGGGTTGAAGACTGCGGGCCGCAAGTACGTCCTTACGCTGGTCGTGGGCCGGATGCAGCCCATCAATGCCCGCTTTGGCCAGGCCGTCGGCGACGAGATGCTGCGCCTGCTCAAGAAACACGTGCAGGCTCAAGTAATGCAGGAGGGGGAGCAGATCTTCCGCTGGACCGGCCCCACACTTGTGGCGCTGTTGCCTCGCCAGGAGACCATCGATCAGATCCGCTCGAAGCTCAAGCGCGCGTTGGATGTGCCGCTCCAGAACGAAGTCGACATTGGCGGCCGCTCGGTCCTGCTGCCGCTCTCCATTGCCTGGTCCGTCATCGCTCTCATCCCGCCCATCACGAACACCTCCATGTTCATCAGCAAGTTCATCGCATCCCAGACTCCTCTCGACTACTGCTAA
- a CDS encoding SIS domain-containing protein, protein MNLAMRTDSDTQREIWQQPSIWRNTAERVMASSGRLQELLEGCGAVVLTGSGSSQFAGECVDAALEARLGRPVRTVGGGALLTHGALALPPLRPLLLVSLARSGDSPESAGAVELMLREEPEVRHLIFTCNREGRLARNLRQEPRAGVVVLDERTNDRSLVMTSSFTNLVLAARALGWLADAAGFQSMVSDLSRAGSAILENAEQLEQVAGWRSRRAIFLGSHCRFGAAREAALKTLEMTNGRVMTAADTYLALRHGPMCAIDDRTLVVCFLSNSPTVRAYECDLIEELNRKRLGRKLLVGSGVPTGLAAEEDAVFETVEAGAVNDNDAPVLDALVGQLLGYFRCLEEGLWPDAPSKDGVINRVVEDFRLHTKVEDGGW, encoded by the coding sequence ATGAACCTTGCAATGAGGACGGACTCCGACACCCAGCGGGAGATCTGGCAACAGCCGTCCATCTGGAGGAACACGGCGGAGCGCGTCATGGCATCCTCCGGGCGGCTGCAGGAGTTGCTGGAAGGGTGTGGCGCCGTCGTCTTGACAGGTTCAGGCAGTTCGCAGTTCGCGGGTGAGTGCGTGGACGCCGCCCTGGAGGCGCGATTGGGGCGCCCGGTCCGTACCGTCGGCGGCGGAGCCCTGCTGACCCATGGAGCGCTGGCCCTGCCGCCCTTGCGGCCCCTGCTGCTGGTCTCGTTGGCGCGCTCGGGCGACAGCCCGGAGAGTGCCGGCGCCGTGGAATTGATGCTGCGGGAAGAGCCGGAAGTCCGGCACCTGATCTTCACCTGCAACCGCGAGGGCCGCCTGGCACGGAATCTGCGGCAGGAGCCGCGCGCGGGCGTGGTGGTGCTGGACGAGCGCACCAACGACCGCAGCCTGGTGATGACCAGCAGTTTCACCAATCTTGTGCTGGCGGCCCGCGCCCTGGGCTGGCTGGCGGACGCGGCCGGTTTTCAGTCGATGGTGAGTGACCTGAGCCGGGCCGGATCGGCCATACTGGAGAACGCCGAGCAGTTGGAACAGGTGGCGGGATGGCGTTCGCGGCGGGCTATCTTCCTGGGCTCGCACTGCCGGTTTGGAGCCGCGCGCGAGGCGGCTCTCAAGACACTGGAAATGACGAATGGGCGAGTCATGACAGCGGCTGACACGTATCTGGCACTGCGCCACGGACCCATGTGCGCGATTGACGACCGTACGCTGGTGGTGTGTTTTCTATCGAACAGTCCGACGGTGCGGGCTTATGAATGTGACCTGATTGAGGAGCTCAACCGGAAGCGGCTTGGGCGTAAGCTACTGGTAGGGTCAGGCGTGCCGACGGGGCTCGCCGCCGAAGAGGATGCGGTTTTCGAGACCGTGGAGGCCGGTGCGGTGAACGACAATGACGCGCCGGTGCTCGATGCGCTCGTGGGTCAACTGCTGGGTTACTTCCGTTGCCTGGAAGAGGGTTTGTGGCCGGACGCTCCGTCGAAGGACGGAGTCATCAACCGTGTAGTGGAGGACTTTCGTCTGCACACCAAGGTCGAGGACGGCGGATGGTGA
- a CDS encoding WD40/YVTN/BNR-like repeat-containing protein, with translation MFFFRFLLIAALLPVSTSHNGWSVVGPGGGGAMFHPTISPHDPNRVLVGCDMTGSYLSEDGGKSWKMFNLRGPARFFLFDPSDPKVAYAKTIGLWRSADSGHTWTMVYPANAAIEADGDHADERVVSDEPGIDALTIHQGRLWAAMGTALKSSRDGGKTWAPVATLPERGMHIVGDAGRIHVIGANSLSTVEGGKSSTWPHAAFVDVAAGIENGKVYFYGASKEGLFISGDGQSWRKSSLHGSVRAVAASERNGRTAYASYQDGASFGVARTADGGETWTLGWKESRQKAVNVDDGWVSDRFGPGWGEHPLTLGVSPTQPELAYGTDLGRTLRTTDGGATWRNTYTNKMPDGSYASTGLDVTTNYGIHFDPFRSSHLFLSVTDIGMMMSENGGQSWRSATEHGVPEAWWNTTYWIEFDPQVKDRIYAVTGDTHDLPRPKMWRFRSPMQFKGGVVRSDDGGKTWRALKNGLPETSVTHLLLDRDNHERLYITGFGRGVFRSDDGGTSWQKKSSGLPEKEPFAWRLAQDSKGTLYLVVARRSEDGSIGNDRDGALYKSADHGDTWQRASLPEGVNGPNGIVVDSKDPRRLYLAAWARKGAKNGGIFLSEDAGVSWKNVHSADQHVYDVTQDPARPEVLYATGYESSVWRSGDRGATWKRVPGYDFKWGQRVTVDPYAKDMIYVSTFGGGVWHGPAR, from the coding sequence ATGTTTTTCTTCCGTTTTCTCCTGATCGCAGCACTGCTGCCCGTGTCGACCTCGCACAACGGCTGGAGCGTCGTCGGACCGGGCGGCGGCGGAGCAATGTTCCATCCGACGATTAGCCCGCACGACCCCAACCGCGTGCTGGTCGGCTGCGACATGACTGGCAGCTATCTGTCGGAAGACGGCGGGAAGAGCTGGAAAATGTTCAACTTGCGCGGGCCTGCCAGGTTCTTCCTGTTCGATCCGTCCGACCCCAAAGTGGCTTACGCCAAGACCATCGGCTTGTGGCGCAGCGCGGACTCCGGCCACACCTGGACCATGGTGTACCCAGCCAACGCAGCCATTGAGGCGGATGGCGATCACGCCGACGAGCGCGTGGTGAGCGACGAACCAGGCATCGACGCCTTGACCATCCACCAGGGCAGGCTATGGGCCGCGATGGGCACGGCCCTCAAGAGTTCGCGGGATGGCGGCAAGACCTGGGCACCGGTTGCGACACTGCCGGAGCGCGGCATGCACATCGTGGGAGACGCGGGCCGAATTCATGTGATTGGAGCGAACAGCCTCTCGACGGTGGAAGGCGGCAAATCATCCACCTGGCCGCATGCAGCGTTTGTCGACGTTGCCGCCGGTATTGAGAATGGCAAAGTGTACTTTTATGGAGCCTCGAAGGAGGGACTTTTCATTTCCGGGGACGGTCAGTCCTGGCGCAAGTCCAGCCTGCACGGCTCGGTGCGGGCGGTGGCGGCCTCCGAACGGAATGGGCGCACCGCCTATGCCTCCTACCAGGACGGAGCCAGCTTCGGGGTAGCGCGCACAGCCGATGGCGGCGAGACGTGGACGCTCGGCTGGAAGGAATCCAGGCAGAAAGCGGTGAATGTGGACGACGGCTGGGTGAGCGACCGGTTCGGCCCAGGCTGGGGCGAGCATCCGCTGACGCTGGGCGTGTCGCCGACGCAGCCGGAACTGGCGTACGGCACCGACCTCGGCCGCACTCTGCGAACGACAGATGGCGGCGCAACCTGGAGGAACACGTACACGAACAAGATGCCCGATGGGTCGTACGCTTCCACCGGCCTGGATGTCACCACCAACTACGGCATCCACTTCGACCCGTTCCGGTCCAGCCACCTGTTTCTCAGCGTGACCGACATCGGCATGATGATGAGCGAGAACGGCGGCCAGAGCTGGCGCAGTGCAACGGAGCATGGAGTTCCGGAAGCATGGTGGAACACCACCTACTGGATCGAGTTCGATCCCCAGGTCAAAGACCGAATCTATGCGGTGACCGGCGACACGCACGACCTGCCGCGGCCCAAGATGTGGCGTTTCCGTTCGCCCATGCAGTTCAAAGGCGGCGTTGTCCGCAGCGACGACGGCGGCAAGACCTGGCGGGCCCTGAAGAATGGACTACCCGAGACATCGGTAACGCATCTGCTGCTCGACCGGGACAACCACGAGCGCCTCTATATCACCGGCTTCGGTCGAGGAGTATTCCGCTCGGACGATGGTGGCACTTCCTGGCAGAAGAAGAGCTCGGGCCTGCCCGAAAAGGAGCCGTTCGCCTGGCGGCTGGCCCAGGATTCGAAGGGGACCCTGTACCTGGTGGTGGCGCGGCGCAGTGAGGATGGCAGCATCGGCAACGACCGCGACGGTGCCCTGTACAAATCAGCCGATCACGGGGACACCTGGCAGCGCGCGTCGCTGCCTGAGGGAGTGAATGGCCCTAACGGGATTGTGGTGGACAGCAAAGACCCGCGACGGCTCTATCTTGCGGCCTGGGCGCGCAAGGGTGCAAAGAACGGCGGCATCTTCCTTTCGGAAGACGCGGGCGTCTCGTGGAAGAATGTCCACAGCGCTGACCAGCACGTCTACGATGTGACGCAGGATCCGGCTCGACCGGAAGTCCTATACGCGACCGGCTATGAATCGTCAGTCTGGCGGTCAGGCGATCGCGGAGCCACCTGGAAGCGGGTGCCCGGCTACGATTTCAAATGGGGCCAGCGTGTGACGGTGGATCCGTACGCAAAGGACATGATCTATGTCTCCACGTTTGGCGGCGGCGTCTGGCATGGACCGGCGCGCTAG
- a CDS encoding PAS domain-containing protein has product MTTQEPIAAPDPVHQLLLERVSELEERVGNLQRLEDAVRRNALLFESLLAGSRDGITLTTADATVIRVVKSILGYAPLALAGTSFLNITHPDDQPAMRASYQRLIEQRAGVVQHQLRLMKPDGSHVWVEGTVTDMLDNPSVLAIVHNYRDISQLRGLDAVALESSLLVDSVPFTVFSKRVDGVVQTWNHRAEELFGYSSQEVLGHHVWFLLPEDEQVRESNACRAVLETMRPTRKLRMVHLHKGGGLVPVDVVLKPLMQNGALRAIAHLCYPLADASG; this is encoded by the coding sequence ATGACCACACAGGAACCCATCGCCGCTCCAGACCCCGTGCATCAGCTCCTGCTGGAGCGTGTGTCCGAGTTGGAAGAGCGGGTCGGCAATCTCCAGCGGCTGGAGGACGCCGTCCGCCGGAACGCCCTTCTCTTCGAGTCTCTTCTCGCCGGCAGCCGCGACGGCATCACCCTCACGACGGCCGACGCCACTGTGATCCGTGTGGTGAAGTCGATCCTCGGCTATGCACCCCTTGCCCTGGCCGGGACGTCTTTTCTTAATATCACCCACCCTGACGATCAGCCGGCCATGCGCGCGAGCTACCAGCGCCTCATCGAGCAGCGCGCGGGCGTCGTCCAGCATCAATTACGGTTGATGAAGCCGGACGGGTCGCACGTCTGGGTGGAAGGCACTGTCACCGACATGCTCGACAATCCCAGCGTCCTGGCGATAGTCCACAACTATCGCGACATCTCCCAGCTCCGCGGCCTCGATGCCGTCGCGCTCGAATCGTCGCTGCTCGTTGATTCGGTGCCTTTCACCGTGTTCTCGAAACGGGTCGACGGGGTAGTCCAGACCTGGAACCACCGGGCTGAGGAGCTCTTCGGCTACTCCAGCCAGGAGGTGCTTGGCCATCACGTCTGGTTCCTGCTGCCGGAGGACGAGCAGGTGCGGGAGTCCAACGCGTGCCGTGCCGTACTCGAGACCATGCGGCCTACCCGGAAACTGCGCATGGTCCACCTGCATAAGGGCGGCGGCCTGGTTCCCGTGGATGTGGTGCTCAAGCCACTGATGCAGAACGGAGCACTGCGCGCCATCGCGCACCTCTGCTATCCACTGGCGGACGCATCCGGCTAG
- a CDS encoding winged helix DNA-binding domain-containing protein: protein MPPTRILTKRELNRALLERQMLLRRERTPVLEVIQRLIAMQAQQPRPPFIGLWTRIDGFTAPELAALLRDRQVVRVTHLRGTLHLLTTTDYLALRGAMQPVLSAGMHSILKQRGAVLDIEAVVQAAESHFGKRPQTFEDLRTTLMEQFPGVDERAMGYAVRMQLPLCMVPDDSPFAYGADPIFTPATHWLGQPVPDAGGLDGLLLRYLAAFGPASVNDAQCWSGLGKLKPAFEALRPKLDVYKDENGKELFDVPGAPLPQEDTPAPVRFLPGFDNAILAHQDRSRIIADEHRSLVTTKNLQVLPTVLADGFVAATWDVTLRKTVVTVTVKPFSPLTAKVKKAVEAEAAGLVKFLAGDAPRCEVVFA from the coding sequence ATGCCGCCGACCCGGATCCTGACGAAACGTGAACTCAATCGAGCCCTGCTCGAACGCCAGATGCTGTTGCGGCGCGAGCGTACGCCGGTGCTGGAAGTGATCCAACGTCTGATCGCGATGCAGGCCCAGCAGCCACGCCCGCCGTTCATCGGGCTCTGGACACGGATCGACGGCTTCACGGCGCCTGAGCTGGCAGCCTTGCTGCGTGACCGGCAAGTGGTGCGTGTCACCCATCTGCGCGGCACCCTGCACTTGCTCACCACCACGGACTACCTCGCCTTGCGTGGGGCGATGCAGCCTGTGCTCAGCGCGGGCATGCATTCCATCCTCAAACAGCGTGGCGCGGTGCTGGACATCGAGGCGGTCGTGCAGGCGGCCGAGAGCCATTTCGGCAAGCGGCCCCAGACCTTTGAGGATTTACGCACCACGCTGATGGAGCAGTTCCCGGGTGTGGACGAGCGAGCCATGGGCTACGCCGTCCGCATGCAGCTTCCGCTCTGCATGGTGCCGGATGACAGCCCATTCGCTTATGGTGCGGATCCCATCTTCACGCCCGCGACTCACTGGCTGGGCCAGCCGGTGCCCGATGCCGGTGGATTGGACGGCCTGCTGCTGCGCTATCTGGCAGCCTTTGGACCTGCGTCCGTCAATGATGCCCAATGCTGGTCCGGCCTGGGCAAGCTGAAGCCGGCATTTGAAGCCTTGCGCCCCAAGCTCGATGTGTACAAGGACGAGAACGGCAAGGAACTCTTCGACGTGCCGGGCGCGCCGCTGCCGCAGGAGGATACGCCCGCGCCGGTCCGCTTCCTGCCCGGCTTCGACAACGCCATCCTGGCGCACCAGGACCGCTCGCGGATCATCGCCGACGAGCACCGCTCGCTCGTGACCACGAAGAACCTGCAGGTGCTGCCTACCGTGCTGGCCGATGGATTCGTGGCCGCTACCTGGGATGTGACCCTGCGCAAGACCGTGGTCACGGTAACCGTGAAGCCGTTCAGCCCGCTGACAGCCAAGGTGAAGAAGGCGGTCGAAGCGGAGGCCGCCGGCCTGGTGAAGTTCCTGGCCGGCGACGCGCCGCGTTGTGAAGTCGTTTTCGCCTGA